The genome window AAAGGGGACGTATGGATACGCCGCTCCACGCCCTTGGAAAAAACATCCTGATAGTCGAGCGTTTTCGGCAGGGGCAGGTCTTTTACGTATTCCGCAACCCGCAGCAGCTGGCAATAGATATGGTCGGGTTGGGCCACTGAGATGAGCTGCCGGATTTTTTTCCTGGCCTGCGGTGAATAAAAGTAACCGACTTGTAGCGGTTTACCGGTGAAGAAAGCGCGGAGGATGTTCATCAGGATCCCGGGCTTGGAAAGCCTGATCACGTGGATCTCCCTGCAGATCGGTCTGAGGGCTTCCAGTGTACCTTCAGGCAGCCGGATATCGTTCAGTGCGCAGAGGACAATTTCGTTGTTTTTCGACAAATAGCGCAGCTGATGATAGGCTCTGAGCTTATCTCCCTTTTCAATGGGGTAAGGTACCCGCGACAAGAGAACAAACAACTTCATTCTGCTACGCCATTAAATGGGAAAAGACTGTTTACCGGGCAAAAATAATAAAAACCCTGTTCCATTGCCGTGATGATTTCAATTGATGCTGAGCGACCGGTAAAAATCAGTAAGTTTTTCCATGAGCCGGTCATTGTTATGCTCCTGTTCGATCAGTCCGCGCGCATTGTTTCCGATCGTCCGGCATTTTTCCGGATCCTGGATGCAGGACCTGACTGCCTCCACGAATTCCTCCGGTGTGCTGGCAAACAGGATATTTTTCCCGTTCTCGCAGTGGATTCCTTCTGCGCCGACCGGTGTGGAAATGATCGTTCGGGCAGCGGTCATCCCTTCCACGATTTTGATGCGAATGCCACTGCCGGAGAACAGCGGCACGATCATGATGGATTTCGACCGGATGAATTTCATGGCATCTTCAACCTCCCCAACGATTTCCAGTTTCGGGACCCGGAGGCTGTACATCCACCCGGGGATATTTCGTCCTGCCAGTGTGAAGGTCAGCCCAGGAAATTCGCGGTGGATCAAGGGCCACACCTGGTCAAGAAACCAGCGGATCCCTTCCATGTTCGGATACCAGTTCATGGCTCCGATGTGGAACAGAGAAGGCGTTGAGCATTCAGCGGCCTGAGGTTTGGGATAATCCTGCAGATGAACGCCGAAGGGAATGTCGATCACCGGAGTCCGGGTGCCGGTCTTACGGAAAAAGGAAGCATCATTGCGGGTGATCGCAACGATGCCATCGAACTGTTCAAGTGCGCTGAGCTCATAACGTTTCAGTGTCCGGTAGATATGTCCCAGGTAGATCCGCTTCAGCGGATTCTTACAATTACAGGCAATGCGTTCCCAGATTCGGTGCTCGATGTTATGTGCACGAAGGACGATCCTCGCTTTGGAGTACCTCCGGATCGTTTTTAAATACGGAGTCAGGTAAAGCATCTCCAGCTGGATGATGTCAAATTCCTCCTGGCTGAGGATCTCGATTAGTTTTTGTTCAAATTCACCGGAGATGAATCGCTGGATGTGATACGACTGGCGGGAGAATAAATTCAGGAAGGCTTCGACAGGCCTGATCGACAGGTCGATGTAAACAGTTTCAATGCGTGTGCGCTCACGGTAGTCTCTCGGGATCTCATCCATTTTCACGAAGTACTTATTCGTATTGACCGCCAGCACCCTGACGCGGTGGCCCATCCGGATAAGTCCTTCAATGACTGCATTCATGGCAATGGGTCCTCCTTCCTTCGGAGGGAACGGTGATTTGTTGCACAGGATGAGTATGTTCATGAAAATGATTTGTTTCGGTAGACGACGGAGATGATTTTCAGGATCAGTTTTTTCCAGGAATCCGTATCCATCAGGGGAGAATCCGTAGTTGCCTTGTAGGTTAGGAAGATGCCGATGGGAAGAAAAACGGCGGAGGCGAGCCACATTCCTTCAAAAGGGGTCAGCACCCCTTCCCTGGCATATTTGAATCCTGTCGTGGAAATGATGTGGTACATCACAAAAAGGATGACCGAAACCACCAG of Bacteroidales bacterium contains these proteins:
- a CDS encoding glycosyltransferase family 4 protein; this encodes MNILILCNKSPFPPKEGGPIAMNAVIEGLIRMGHRVRVLAVNTNKYFVKMDEIPRDYRERTRIETVYIDLSIRPVEAFLNLFSRQSYHIQRFISGEFEQKLIEILSQEEFDIIQLEMLYLTPYLKTIRRYSKARIVLRAHNIEHRIWERIACNCKNPLKRIYLGHIYRTLKRYELSALEQFDGIVAITRNDASFFRKTGTRTPVIDIPFGVHLQDYPKPQAAECSTPSLFHIGAMNWYPNMEGIRWFLDQVWPLIHREFPGLTFTLAGRNIPGWMYSLRVPKLEIVGEVEDAMKFIRSKSIMIVPLFSGSGIRIKIVEGMTAARTIISTPVGAEGIHCENGKNILFASTPEEFVEAVRSCIQDPEKCRTIGNNARGLIEQEHNNDRLMEKLTDFYRSLSIN